The candidate division KSB1 bacterium genomic interval GTCGAGTCTCTTGTCATCTCGTGCCTGCTTCCATTCCGTCTCGCTGGATTCGCCTCCCTAAGGACTGACCTTCCCACCCCCTTCGGGGATGGGGTCTCAGTTCCCGTGATGCGATTGTGCGCAGGGAGGTGAGCTGGTTTATCGTGCTACCGGTAGTGCTTGCGCACCCTTTTTAGGATTTTCCACGTGCACGAGAGGCCCGCGGGGAAGGTGACGAGGTCACCCCTTCCGATGCGTACCGGCTCGCCTCCGTCCGGGGTCACAATCACCTCGCCTTCCAGAAAATAGCATGTTTCCGCTTCCTCGTAATACCACGGGAATTCCGATTCCTCCTTCTCCCAGATGGGCCAACTGAACACGCCCATCTGTTCGAGCTTCTCGCGCGTTGGGGAGCGTTCGATCTCGATGTTCGCCATGCCTCGTACCTCCTTCCGGTAGCTGGTCCGGATCGATCACAACCTCAGTAGGCTTGGGGACTGCGGTCCAGAGCCTCCCCCGAAGCTTTGGAGAGCGCGCGGAAACGAAGCCAGTCCCCCACGATCTGCAGGGCCAGTCGTGGGCGCCTGATCGCATGGGTCACGTACCGCCACGAAAGCCGTCGCAGGATGGACTCAAAGCGGCGACTGTTGGCCAGATGGAAGGTCTCGTCGACCAGCCTGCGGAATTCGGAGAAGGGAATCACTTCGTTGACGTAGAAGTCGGGGGCTGACGCCAGGGTAGGATCCAGACTGTACTGGCGCCAGTCGATCTCGTGCGGGATCAGCCCCCGCTGCCGGGCGTAGTCCCACAGTGGTGTCCCGGGAAGGGGGGTCGTCACGTTGACCTGACAGAAATTCTGGGGGGACAATTCGAGGATCTCCCGAATAAGGTTCTGCGTCAGGCGAATGTCTTCCACCGTCTCCCCGGGGGACCCGAGCATAAAACAGCAGTGGCAGCCGATTCCCAGACGGTTGGCGATTCGTACGGCGCGGCGGCCATCTTCCACCGTCACGTCGCCCCCCTTCAGATAGCGGAGGATCCGCTCGGAGCCCGATTCAAGGCCCAGGGAGACTCGTACTACCCCCATCTCCTTCAGCGCCTCCATCAGAGGCTCGCTGACCAAATTGGCGCGAAGGTCGAGGAAGAAGCGAACCTTGCCCAGGACCCCCCGTTCCCGGAGGCCCCTCGTGATGGCCCGCACCCGATGGAGATTGGCCGAGAACAGGTCGTCCGCAATGTAGATGCCTTCGACCCGGTACGTGTGGACAAGCATGGCGATCTCGTCGGCCACGCGCCCGGGCGAATGGTAACGCACACGGCCCCACTTCGCCGACACGTGGCAATAGACGCAACGGAAGGGACACCCGCGCGAGGTGAGGATGGTGGTGCCCCGTACGTACTCGTTGTTCATCAGGATTTGGCTGGGCGCCAGGTAACGCTCGATGTCCAGCGCCTCCCGGTCCGGCGGCGGGATGTTGTCCAGGGGAACAATCGGCGGCCTGGCCGAGGTACGCACCAGCCGATCGCCATCCCAGAACGCCAGCCCCGGGATCTCGCAAAGCCGGGAAGGGGGTAGAGCCCGTCGGTCTAGGAAAAGCCGCATCAAGTCCAGGAGCGTCTCTTCCCCTTCCCCAATCACGCCGACGTCCACCCACCGGGGCAGGGATTCCGGCAGAGCCGTAACGTGCGGGCCGCCGAGGAGCACAGGGATCCCCATGTCCCGTTTTACCTTCTCCGAAAGGGCCATCACCTCGGGGAAGTTCGCAGAGTAAGCCGTGAAGCCCACCAGCTCTGGCTGCAGTTCAGCGATTCGCTCCAGCACACGGCTCCCGGTGTTGACGACGCGCACCTGATCATAGCCGAGGCGTGCCTTAAGGTAGGCCACCAAATACCCCAGGCCCAAGGGAGGCTTGTTGTTGCTGATGCCTTCCACCCAAGGATTTACCAGCACTAAGCCGGCCACGTCACCCTCCGCAAGGCCCTACGAATCCCGGCGCGCTCCCGGCCGTCGAAAAAGCCCGACACGTAGAGCAAGAGAGGGTAGCTGAGGGCCATCGCCAGGCGTACCGGAAAGGAAAGCTGTGGGTGGAACTGTCGCTCCAGGGCGAACAGAAAACCGGCCACCACCCCCATGTGCACGATGCGCCGGTACTCGTAGCGAACCGGATAGAGCCTTTGCCCAACCACGAAAAGCGCCAAGGCCATGGCGGCGTACCCGAGGGTAGTCGCGTAGGCCGAGCCCATCATTCCGAACCGGGGGATCAGGAGGAAGTTGGCTGCAATGTTCACCGCCGCCCCTATGCCGGTGACCAGGGGCAGATACTCCGATCGCGCCTCCGTGTAAATCCCGATCACGAAATTCAAGTAGGCCGCGTAGAAGATGTAGGCCAGCATCACCCAGGGGACCACGGGCGTGCTCTCCCAATACTGAGGCCCAAAGAGGGTGAAGCCAAGGATCTGGAAGCGAACGATATCGTCCACCACAAAACAGATCAGCAGGTAAACGGTCAAGCAGGCCAGCAAGAGATAGGTGAGAACGCGAGCGAAAAGTTCCTTAGCACCTTCTTTCTTCACCTCGCTCAGGAAAAACGGATGCCAGGCGAACCGGAAGGCCGCCACAAAGAGGGCCATGAACATGCCCAGCTTGTAGCCCGCGCTGTAGAGGCCCGTGACCTCATTCCCGGCCAGACGCTGCAGGATCACGCGATCAATCACGTCCATGAGCACGACGGCGATCGTCGAGGGAAGATAAGGCAGTCCAAATCGAAGGAGAAAGCGCAACGTGGGGACGGAAAACCGCAGCGACAGCCGCCGCAGGCTGACGGGCAAGAGCAGCAGGAACGTTGCGCCGGATGCGAAAAGATTGGCCAGGAAAATCCCTTCCACGCCCATTCCCAGCTTCAGGATCAACAGGGCGTTCAAGACGAACGTGATCAGGACGTTGGCCAACTGGAAGACGGCAAATGAGACGCTCTTCTCCTCCGCCCGCAAGAGAAGAAAGGACAGGATATTGACGGAGTCGAAGAAAAGAATACCACCGCTCAGCCGAATCAGGTCGGCGTGACGCGCGTCCTGCAGTAGCCACCGGGCCACCGGACCTGCGCCCAGCTCCAGGACGAGGGTAAACCCCGCGGCCAGAGCCAGCACGCTCCAGAAGGCGGTGGAATAGACGCGCTGCCGCTCCGCCTTCCCATCGCTCAGCAGGTACTGCCGCAAAAAGGCCGAAGGGACCCCCAGACTGTAGACGTCGATCGCAATGGCCAGAAACGTGAACACCACCGCGGCGATCCCGTACTCGCCTCGAGAGAAAGCGTTGGTGTGAATGGGCAGAAGGAGAAAGCCCACCCCACGTGTGGCGATGTGGCTGATTCCGTAGACGATCGAATGCTTGGTGAGTCGCTTGATCCGATCCAGCACAGGCTTACTCCACCCTCTGGACCAGCGCCGTGTAGAACTCCGGTCGGCGGTCCTCAAAGAGATGGTTCCTTGGCGTGAACCACTTGTCCCGCGCCCGGCTCACGTCGATCTCCGCTACGCCCACCTCCTCCGTTTCGGTCCCGGCTTGCGCCAGAACCTCCCCATCCGTGGCCGTGATCTGGCTCGCCCCGGTAAAGGCCAGCCGCTTCCCCGCTCGCTCCTCGACCCCGACCCGATTGGCAGTGACCGTGAAGACCCGGTTTTCCAGAGCGCGTGTACGCATGGCTCGCTGCGCGTAGGGTAACACGAGGTTCGAGGGGTGGGCCAGCACCTCCGCGCCCGCCAGGGCCAGCGCCCGGCTCACCTCCGGGAAGATCCAGTCGAAACAGATCAAGACCCCGATCCGACATTCGGGCAGTTCGAATACCGGTGCGCCGAGGTCGCCGGCGTCGAAAATGTCCTTTTCATCCCAGAAGAGGTGGAGCTTGCGGTACACGCCCAGGACCCCATCGGGACCCACTACCACCGCGCTATTGAACACCTGCTCGCCCGCCCGCTCACAGATGCCAGCTACCACATGGCAATGCCGAGCGCGCGCAACCTTGCAGAGCTCCCGCACGGTGGCGCCCCTGAAAGCGTCTTCAGCCAGGGAGCGGGCCTCCTTGCGATCTGCAAACACGTAGCCGGTGTGAAACAGCTCGGGAAGCACGAACAGATCGGCCTTCTCCCGGCACATCAGCTGAATGGCCCGTTCCACATTCTCGCGGACGCGCCCGAACTCGGGTCGCATCTGGACGTAGGCTACTCGCACCCGCTCGCCTCCTCAACGGATCCAGTCGTCTCGGCGCAGAGATCCCTTCCCGCTCGTGTCACCCGAACAGTCGCTCGCCGCCCGATGCCCTTGCTTGACCTCCGGTAAGCCCAAGGCTTCCCTGCTCCTCAGAGCACCCCCAGCTCAAGGGCCGTCTCGATCATCGCCCGGTAGTTCTCGAGGGGTACGTACTCGGGCACGGAGTTTCCGGATCCCAGGCAATAGCCTCCGTGTCGCCCCACGCTGTTTATCAGCCAAGCGACCTGTCTGCGGATCTCCTCGGGGCTTCCGCGTGCCAGGAGGTCCACGTCTACATTGCCGCAGAGGCAAAGGCGATTCCCGTAGCGGCGCTTCAGTTCCACGATGTCCATGGCCTTGGGCTCGATCGGGTGCAGAGCACGCACGCCGAGCTCCAGCAGTTCATCCAGAATGAGCCGGAGATCCCCGTCCGAGTGGTAGATGAGGGGGATGCGCCGGCTCTCGGCAAGCTCGGCAATTCTCCGGATCCAGGGGAAGAGAAACCTGCGTAGGACCTCTGGCGACACCATCAAGCCGGTACGGTAGGCGATGTCGTCGCTGTAGAAAAGGGCGCCCACGCGCGGCGAGGCGGCCATGCGCTGAAACATCTGGTACTCGAGGGTCCCAATGCGTTCGAAGACCGCCTCCACGAGCGCAGGCTCCTCGACGAGGGCAAAAGAAAATCGTTCGAAACCCAAGAAACGCCACGACCAGGTGAAGATGTCGCCATATTGGCCAATAATCCCCATCTCGGGGGGAAGGCGATGTTCCAACTCGTTCAAGCGGCCCCAGTCCAGGTCATCCACGGAGGGCCAGGGGAAGGCTTCCACATCCCGGGCGGAGGAGAAGATCCCCTTTCCCTCCTCGGCCCATACGCGGCTGCCCGACAGATCGGCGCGATCGCGCAGGTGGGCCGACCGGTCTTCCCCTGCAAGCTCAGGAGCGAAGTCCAAGCGGGGGCTGAAGAGCACGTAGTCGTATCCCGCCGACTGGGCGAAGGCGATCTCGTCCTCTACCGATTCGACGGGGTGTCCCAGAAATGCGGCCTTGATCGATCGGTCTACGATCAGTTCGAAAAGCGGAACGTAGGCGCTGCGTCCCCCGAAAAGGGTCTCCTGCAACACAGGGAAACTTGGTCGGGTCATGGTTCCTGCCTTAGTCGGCGATACTGGCCCAGCCGCGACGGGAGAGATCACGATAGACGACCCAGCCTGCCGCGGCCGCCACAACGGCGTACACAGCCGCTTCCAGCTCCCGCCCGAGAAGCAACTTCCCGATCGCGAAAAGGCTCGCGTAGACCAGCACGCATCCGGCCGCCCAGTCCCGGAAGTCGGGCCAGAGGGATTCCCCCTCGTCGAGGCCGAGGCGGGCCCGGATCGGCCTCCAGCCCGGGCCGCCGGGTCGGACCCTGCGGTAGAATTCCTGAAGAACCTTGTCGTCCTCCGGTCGGGTGAGAAATGTGACGGCAAGCCAGACGATCGTGGTCACTGCCACCGTGATCAGCATCAGGGCGGCGAAATCCTTCGGTTTTTCGGCGCTCAGCCCGAAGGCGAGCTGGAGGGTGAGGGCGGTCACCAGGGAGGCGGCCATGGCGGCGATCTCCGACCAGGCGTTAATTCGCCACAAATACCAGCGAAGGATGTACACGCTTCCGCTTCCTGCTCCAAGAGCCAGGAGGAATCGCCACGCTCCGGAAATGGTTTCCATCAACAGGGTTGCCAGGCCGGCAAGCAGCATGGTGATCACGGTGGCAATGCGAGAAGCGCGCACGTAGTGTCCCTCATCCCTCTCGCGCACCAGGAATCGCCGGTAAAAGTCGTTGATCAGGTAGCTTGAGCCCCAGTTCAGCTGGGTGCTGATCGTCGACATGAACGCGGCGAAAAAGGCCGCCACCATCAGTCCCAGAAAGCCGGTGGGCATATGGTCCACCATCGTCCGGACGTAACCTGCTTCCTTGTCCGCCAGATCGGGGTAAAGTACCATGCTTGCCAGCGCCACAAGGATCCAGGGCCACGGGCGCAGGGCGTAGTGGGCCACGTTGAACCAAAGGGTTGCCAACAGGGAGTGTTTCTCGTCCTTGGCCGAGAAGATACGCTGGGCGATGTATCCGCCGCCGCCCGGTTCGGCCCCTGGGTACCAGGCAGCCCACCACTGAACGAACACGTACACCAGAAAAGCAGAAATGGGCATCCATGCCGATCCCACCTCGGGCACGAACCGGAACAGGCTTTCCGAGGTGGCAGGGTACATGGCCGCCAATTTCTCCTCAAGACCGGAAACCCCGCCCACCGCCGAGAGGGTAAAGACCGCAAGCGCGATCGACCCCGTCATGGCGATGGCGAACTGAACAAAGTCTGTGACGACCACACCCCACAATCCCGACAGGGTCGAGTAGAGGAGGACCACAGCAAGGCTCAGGACGATCGCCTCAATCCTGCCCACGCCGAGAACAATGCCCAGGATCTTCACCATGGCCAGGGTAACCCAGCCCATGATGATAGCATTGATCGGGATGGCGAGATAGAGGGCCCGGAAGGCACGCAGTACCGCTGCGGGTTTGCCACCGTAGCGAATCTCCGTGAACTCGACATCCGTGAGGACGCCCGATCGACGCCACAGCCTTGCGTAGAGGAACACGGTGAGCATGCCGCTCATTAAGAAGTTCCACCACAGCCAGTTGCCGGCGATGCCATTGTTCACCACAAGGCCCGTAACGGCCAGCGGAGTGTCCGCGGCGAAGGTCGTGGCCACCATTGAGGTACCGGCCAGCCACCACGGCAAGCTCCTCCCGGAGACGAAGAACTCGACCATGCTGGAACTGGCCCGCCGCGAGAAAGCCAACCCAACGACAACGGTAAGCACGAAGTACGCCACAACCAGAGCCCAATCCAGCGCGTGCAGACTCACCGGCACTCTCCCCTGTTGGATCCGATCGCCTCTCCCCAGCTATAGGACAAGGCCTCGGCCGCCCCGTCGATCGAGGCGTCTCTGACCGGTCTGCGGGCAAACAGCTTCGCAATCACTCTCGGGCAGCCACGTAACTTCGCAACGTCCCGATCCCTTCGATTTCTGCCTCAACCACATCGCCAGGACGGATGGGACCTGTGCCCGCGGGCGTTCCTGTGCAAATTAGATCTCCCGGATGAAGGGTGCACCAGCGGCTGATCGTCGAAACGAGGGTGGGGACGTCAAAGACCATCTCCGAGGTCCGGGCCCTTTGCCTCAGCTGGCCGTTCACTCGCAGCTCGAGGCGCAGGTCTAACGGGCCCCGAATGCACCCGCGCGGCACCACATAGGGACCCACCGGGCAGAACGTGTCGAAGCTCTTGGAGCGCAACCAGGGCCAGCCCCGCCGAAAGTCCTCCAGCTGCAGGGCACGCGCGGTGACGTCGTTCACGACCGTGTAACCGGCGATGTGATCCCACGCCCTGTCCGGCGAAATGTCCACTCCCCCTTTGCCAATGACCACGCCCAGCTCGATCTCGTGCTCCACCGAACCCACCCCCTTCGGGACGAGGATCGTGCCCCCGTGGGGCAGGAGGGCACTGGGGAGCTTGGCGAACACGATGGGTTCATCCGGAACGCTCGCCCCCCACTCTTCGGCGTGCTCCCGGTAGTTCCGGCCCACGCAGAGGATCTTCTGAGGCCGGGCCACCGGCACATCGATCGCGTACTTCCCTTGCAGGCGGAACTCGGGCAGAAGGCCGCGCTTCTCCAGCGCCTCCATGACCTCGAGAAACGTTTCCAACTCGAAGTAGCCGAGCTCGATCATCACCTGCAGGAATTGCAAGGAAGGACCCCGCCCACCGGCTTCGAGATTCTTGAAAGCCTCCCAGGCAAGGGTGAAATCGTAGGCTTGGCTCCGCCAGATCACCCCGATCCCCGCGAGGTCATCGCCGCGGCGGTAGCTGAAAGCTTTCACGAGCATTCCTCAATCTCCTGCGTGCCACGTGGCATCCATTTTAGCAAACGAGCCAGGAACACGCAAGGCGGTTTTCCGCAAAGGTCCCAAGGCTACCCAGAACCACATGCCCCCAAGGGCCATGTCCGCGCACTCCTCTCGCAGGGAGGGCAGCCTCCCGCGCATCCGCCGTAGCGCCGCGAGGGATTGCCAAGAACGTAAAGTCGCGTTCCCGACGCCGCGGACGCCGAGGGACCGCCAGCCTTTTCTTACTTTCCCCTTGACAACTACCCACCGGAGTGCCATTTTTGTGGTCGTTGGGAAACAGTCCCGGCAGCTTGGGACGACGGGCCGAGGAGAAGATCCCGAGGTGCGAGCCATGAACCGTCGCCAGTTTCTAAAGTCTTCAGCGTATGCCGCAGGCTTTGCGGTGACCGGCTGTTCGCTCTGGAGGCGGCAAGGACGAACGCTCCCCAAGCGTCCCCTGGGTCGCACAGGCGAGCGGCTGTCCATCGTCGGTTTGGGCGGGGTTGTACTGGACCAGATGCATCCGGCTGATGCTCGGGAGCTGATCTCGGAGGTGCTCGACCTCGGCCTGAACTACTTTGACGTCGCCCCTTCGTACGGGAACGCCGAGGAGGTGATGGGCCAGGCTCTGCGAGGGCGACGAGAGGGCGTATTCCTTGCGTGCAAAACCCTCAAACGCGACGCCGAGGGAGCCCGCCAGGAGCTTGAGCGCTCCCTGAGGCTCTTGCAGACGGATCACTTCGACCTGTACCAGCTCCACGCCCTGAGCTCTGCAGAGGATGTGGAAAAGATCTTCGGTCCCAAGGGGGCCATCGAGGCTTTCGTCAAGGCAAGGGACGAAGGTCTGATCCGCTACATCGGCTTCAGTGCTCACTCGGTGAAGGCAGCGCTCCTTGCCCTTGACCACTTCTCATTCGACACCGTCCTGCTTCCCGTGAACTTCGTGCTTTTCTACGTGGCCGATTTCGGCCCCCAGGTCATCAAGAAGGCCCGAGAAAAAGGGACGGCTGTCCTGGCCATCAAATCCCTGGCCTTCCACCGTTTGGCGGAAGGCCAGGAACGCGTGCGGCCGAAGTGTTGGTACGTACCCCTGACCGACCGCGCTCTCGCCGCCAAGGCCTTGCGCTTTACCCTTTCCCAAGACGTGACGGCGGCTATTCCACCGGGCGACCCTGAGTTATTCCGGATGGCCGTAGACCTCGCTTTCGACGTCCAGCCCCTGAGCCGGCAGGAAGAGGAAGAGCTGAGGATGCTCGCTCGCGGCAAGGAGCCTCTCTTTCAGCTCGATCTCTGATCCCAGCGCCCACGTAGGCCAAAGGGAGCTACCACCGGCCTCGTCGGCCTTAGCCTTGAGGAATACGCTGAAACGGAGAGCCCCCATGACCCAAGCCAGAGTTCGGAGACGAGGGTACAGGTTCGGTGGACAAGCGGCACTCTTGGTCTGCTTGCTTTTCCTGGGCTGCGAGCGGGGATTGAGCCCCACCGCCCCGGAGAAGGGCCTACCGACCGCGCACTTCCCGGTGCAGCCACTCGGAGGTGATTTCACGGGCTTATGGGTTCCGGCGCGGGAGAAGCCGTTCCGCGTGGGATTTGTCGACTCCAGCCAAATCGTCGCCCTCGTGGATTCCCTGGTGCTCGAAACGAAACTCGCCGGGGTCTTCCTCTTCGATCCCTATGGGCACTACCGGATCGACGCTGTCCTGTCGATCACGCCGAAGGTCTACATCGGCTTCTTTCGCCAGCCCTTGGTCCTGCCGCCCGTTCCCGATACCCTCAAAGGGGAAGGGACTTACTTGAACTTCGAGAGCAATAGCATGCTGGTCCTCAAGGGACTCGTTACGCGCTCTTTCCGTCTCGACACCCTCGGATACACCGTACGATTCCGACCGGACGGTACGCGGGTACTTGAGCTGGTTTCCCTTCCCAACACGTTCCCATACCCGGGATTCGAATGGATTGAATTCTACTTTGTCTTCCGCCTGGAGGAAAGCAGGTCCCCCGTCTTTGCTCTGCGGAGCTTAGGCTTAACCGAAGCGAGGTAACGACGCCATGTGCCGCGGGAAAGGGTGGGTCGTGGCCGGAGGTTTTTCGATCTTGGTCTGGGTGCTCTGTCCATGGGGCGGACTGGCAGAAACGGGTCGTCTGGGCACCATACGCGGGCAGGTGCTGGATGGGAGCACAGGCTCTCCCCTTCCTGGCGCGAACGTGATGCTGGCTGGCACACCCTATGGGGCGGCCACAGACGAGGAAGGGGAGTTCGTAATCCCCCGCGTTCACCCGGGTCGCTACACGGTGGTGGTGCGGATGATGGGCTACAAGAGGAGCGAGCAGGAGGTAGTCCTGCGGCCTGGGGATTCGGTGACGATTCTGTTCCGTTTGCAGCCCTTTGCCCTTGAGTTAGGGCAGGTGGTGGTCACCGCGAGCCGCCTCGAGCAAGACATCCGCGAAGCGCCGGCCACGGTGCACGCCATTAGCGCTGGGGAGCTTGCCCGCTACAACGCCAGCACCGTCGGGAGCATCCTCCGGTATCTTCCCGGTGTGCAGGTGGCGGGGTCGAACATCAGCATTCGCGGGTCCAGTGGATTCTCCGGGGGCCTGGGTTCGCGCGTCCTTCTCCTTGTCGACGGCATCCCCTTTCTCACCCCGGACCAAGGGGATATTGACTGGGACGTCATCCCCCTGGTTGCCATTCGGCAAGTGGAGGTTCTGAAAGGTCCGGGTTCCGCCGTCTACGGGTCGAATGCCATGGGCGGGGTTGTGAATATCCGACCGGCATTTCCAGGCGAAGAACGTCAGGTACTTCTGCGCACGATCACCGGCGTCTACGATCAGCCGAGCCATCGGAGCTGGCGCTGGTCCCAGCGGACCCGCTACTTTGGAAGCGCCTTTGTGGACTACCAGCAGCGCCTCGGCCCCGTAGGGATCGCCCTGACGGCGGGGTGGAAAGAGGACATGAGCTACAAGGAGAACGATGACAGCAAAGGGTGGGTCTTTACCGGCCTGGGCCGTTGGAGTATCGGGCCTAACGCCGTCCTTGACCTCATCGGAGGGATGAAGAAGGCCGAAAGCGGAAGCTTTGTCTACTGGCGCAATCTGAACCACGCGCTGAACATCGGCAACGAGCCCCTCACGAGCTACACCCGCACGATCGAGGAGAGTGCCTATCTGTTTCCCGTGCTGACGCGCGTCCTCAGCGATCGAAGCTATTACCGGCTGCGCCTGCGCTGGCGGGAGATCCACACCGAGGACTGGCGCGTCCCAAGGCCGGGAGCGCCGGTACGGTTACCCAGGGAGAAGTACCGTGGCTCCGATGGCTCCACCCTCGGCGCCGAGTGGCAATTCAACACCCGTCCTTCCGTCCTCACCGATCTTGTCTTCGGGATCGATCTCGATCGCGCCTCGGTAGAGTCCATCCAGTACGGAAAGCGAAGTGTAGCCGATGTCTCCGTCTACGCCCAGGTCGAACACAGACCCACCTTTCCGCTTCGCACAAGCCTCGGGGTGCGGTGGGATGAGCAACTCAGCGCTGGTGGGAGATCGATGGTGGGGCAGTTGAACCCCAAGCTGGGCGTGACCTACCAGTTGCGCGAGGAGGGGATTCTGCGCGCCTCCGTAAGCCGCGGCTTCCGGGCGCCATCCATTGCGGAGAAGTTCATCTCCACCGTGGCGAGCAATATTCGCATCATTCCGAACCCCGATCTCCGGCCGGAACGCAATTGGTCTGCTGAAATCGGGTACAACCACACGATGGGGGCTTTCCTCAACCTGGACGCCTCTGTTTTTGCGTCGCGGTACGCAGATCTCATTGAGCCGCAGTTGGTGCCCGGGTTGCTGCAAGTGCAGTTTCGCAACGTGGCGCGCGCTCGCATCTTCGGCTCGGAGCTCGTGGCGCGAGCCGAGATTTGGCCCAAGCGGTTGCGGGCACGCCTCGGCTACACATACCTTGATACCAAGGACCTATCGATGCTGCCCGACGGAACTCCCTCTCCCGACCACGGGAAACCTCTGAAATACCGCTCGCGGAACAATCTTGTATCCTCCCTCGACGCCACGATCGGCCCGTTCTTCGCAGTCGCCGACTTCCGCTACCTCAGTAAGGTGGAGAGCGTGGATCGCATCACCAATATTCCGGACATGGACAAGCAGGTGCCCACGTACGTCTTGGACCTGCGTGCCGGCTGGAAGTCCAGACGCCTCTCCCTGGAAGCCGCCCTCGAGAACGCACTCCAGTATTACTACGTCGTGTCGCCGGGGAATCTGGGTCCCCTGCGAAATTTTTCCTTACAGCTACAGTGGCTGCTCTGAGACCCCACCTGAGGTCTCATTGCTCGGCATCCGCAGGGCCCGGCTTGGGGGAAAAGACGACTGAGTCCAGTTGGCAGTCCGCCACAACGGACGGCCGGCTTTTCCAAAGCCAAGTGTCAGCGCCCAGCGCACGAGTGTCGCGGAGGGAGGAGGATGGTTCATCCAGCGAAGGAGGGCGAAGGTCTATCGCCTCTGGCACGGGGGATCCTCGTTTTCGCTTTCCTGGCTTCCGGCTCGGCCGGCCTGGTCTACGAAGTCGTGTGGGCAAGAATGCTGGGCAACGTCTTCGGCAACACGACCTTTGCGATCGGCACGGTGCTCGCCGCGTTCATGGGGGGCCTGGCTCTGGGCTCCTGGCTTCTGGGCAGAGTGGCTGATCGCAGTCGTCATCCCCTACAACTGTACGCCGTCTTGGAGCTGGGAATTGCCGCCTACGGGTTGCTCTTTCCATCTTTTCTCCGCATTGTTCAAGTCCTCCAAAAGTGGGTTTTCCATCGCCTGGGCTATGGCTTTGTCGGATTCACCGCTTTGCGCGTGTTTCTGACGCTGGCCCTTCTCCTTGTGCCGACTCTTCTCCTGGGCGGGACTCTACCCGTACTCTCGCGTGCCTTCGTGCGTAGTGCGCGCCGTATCGGATCTGAGGTGGGCTTGCTGTACACCGTCAACACGGTCGGGGCCGTGGGGGGCGCCTTTTCGGCCGGCTTCTTGCTGATCCCTTGGCTTGGGGTGAGGGGCACCTTATGGTTTGCAGCCGGAATGAGCGCCATGGCCGGGGGAATAGCCCTTCTCGTCTCGCGATGGTTCAAACCGGCGAGGCAGCGTGCGGCCACTGTCGTCGTGCCCGAGCTTTCTGCGCCTGTCCGTACGGTTCTGATCGCCGCCCTTCTCTGGGGCTTCGCATCGTTCTGCTACGAGGTGCTTTGGACACGAGTGCTGGTCTTCACGTTCTCATCCTCTACCTACGCCTTCTCGACAATGTTGGTGACGTTTCTGGTGGGATTGGCCTTGGGGGGCGGCCTCGGCGCGGCACTGGCTGACCGTCTCCAAAGGCCACTCGTAGCCCTCGCGGCGGTGCAGACAGGGGTGGGCGTTGCGGCCCTCCTCTCGCTTTGGGCCCTTGGACGTACGGGCGACTTCTACCAGTGGGCAATGACCCACATCCCCCTTGTGAGCTGGTGGCACTGGAACGCCGTGCGCTTCACAGAGGCCTTCCTGGTAATGCTCCCTCCTGCACTTCTCATCGGGACGGCGTTCCCCGTTGCCGTCAAGGTCGTGGCCAGCGACAAGGAAACACTTGGCACGCGGGTGGGAAGCCTGTA includes:
- a CDS encoding cupin domain-containing protein; translation: MANIEIERSPTREKLEQMGVFSWPIWEKEESEFPWYYEEAETCYFLEGEVIVTPDGGEPVRIGRGDLVTFPAGLSCTWKILKRVRKHYR
- a CDS encoding oligosaccharide flippase family protein, yielding MLDRIKRLTKHSIVYGISHIATRGVGFLLLPIHTNAFSRGEYGIAAVVFTFLAIAIDVYSLGVPSAFLRQYLLSDGKAERQRVYSTAFWSVLALAAGFTLVLELGAGPVARWLLQDARHADLIRLSGGILFFDSVNILSFLLLRAEEKSVSFAVFQLANVLITFVLNALLILKLGMGVEGIFLANLFASGATFLLLLPVSLRRLSLRFSVPTLRFLLRFGLPYLPSTIAVVLMDVIDRVILQRLAGNEVTGLYSAGYKLGMFMALFVAAFRFAWHPFFLSEVKKEGAKELFARVLTYLLLACLTVYLLICFVVDDIVRFQILGFTLFGPQYWESTPVVPWVMLAYIFYAAYLNFVIGIYTEARSEYLPLVTGIGAAVNIAANFLLIPRFGMMGSAYATTLGYAAMALALFVVGQRLYPVRYEYRRIVHMGVVAGFLFALERQFHPQLSFPVRLAMALSYPLLLYVSGFFDGRERAGIRRALRRVTWPA
- a CDS encoding B12-binding domain-containing radical SAM protein; its protein translation is MAGLVLVNPWVEGISNNKPPLGLGYLVAYLKARLGYDQVRVVNTGSRVLERIAELQPELVGFTAYSANFPEVMALSEKVKRDMGIPVLLGGPHVTALPESLPRWVDVGVIGEGEETLLDLMRLFLDRRALPPSRLCEIPGLAFWDGDRLVRTSARPPIVPLDNIPPPDREALDIERYLAPSQILMNNEYVRGTTILTSRGCPFRCVYCHVSAKWGRVRYHSPGRVADEIAMLVHTYRVEGIYIADDLFSANLHRVRAITRGLRERGVLGKVRFFLDLRANLVSEPLMEALKEMGVVRVSLGLESGSERILRYLKGGDVTVEDGRRAVRIANRLGIGCHCCFMLGSPGETVEDIRLTQNLIREILELSPQNFCQVNVTTPLPGTPLWDYARQRGLIPHEIDWRQYSLDPTLASAPDFYVNEVIPFSEFRRLVDETFHLANSRRFESILRRLSWRYVTHAIRRPRLALQIVGDWLRFRALSKASGEALDRSPQAY
- a CDS encoding acyltransferase, with the protein product MRVAYVQMRPEFGRVRENVERAIQLMCREKADLFVLPELFHTGYVFADRKEARSLAEDAFRGATVRELCKVARARHCHVVAGICERAGEQVFNSAVVVGPDGVLGVYRKLHLFWDEKDIFDAGDLGAPVFELPECRIGVLICFDWIFPEVSRALALAGAEVLAHPSNLVLPYAQRAMRTRALENRVFTVTANRVGVEERAGKRLAFTGASQITATDGEVLAQAGTETEEVGVAEIDVSRARDKWFTPRNHLFEDRRPEFYTALVQRVE
- a CDS encoding nucleoside 2-deoxyribosyltransferase; translation: MTRPSFPVLQETLFGGRSAYVPLFELIVDRSIKAAFLGHPVESVEDEIAFAQSAGYDYVLFSPRLDFAPELAGEDRSAHLRDRADLSGSRVWAEEGKGIFSSARDVEAFPWPSVDDLDWGRLNELEHRLPPEMGIIGQYGDIFTWSWRFLGFERFSFALVEEPALVEAVFERIGTLEYQMFQRMAASPRVGALFYSDDIAYRTGLMVSPEVLRRFLFPWIRRIAELAESRRIPLIYHSDGDLRLILDELLELGVRALHPIEPKAMDIVELKRRYGNRLCLCGNVDVDLLARGSPEEIRRQVAWLINSVGRHGGYCLGSGNSVPEYVPLENYRAMIETALELGVL